Part of the Paenibacillus kyungheensis genome, TATATGCAACAGCGTATTCACACTTTTATAACGAATGGTGGACACTTTACACTAGCTACAGGCAGATCGTTAATCAGTGTTCAACCTTTTATAGAGTTATTACATCTAACTGATCCTATTATTCTGTACAATGGAGCCAAAATATATGATCCTTTGCAAGCTTGCTTTCTAGAAGAAAAATTTGTCTCGTTAGCTCATGTACAATGGATATTTAATCATTATTACAATATACGTCAACCGTTTGATCTCGATTTGCTTCTTTTTTATCAAGAACAGATTTATTGCACACGTATTACTCCCAAAATACAACGGTGGATCGATAAAGAACAAGTTGAAGTACAAGTCGTTACGTTAGCTTCTTTGGAACAAGTAGCATCCCAGATCACCAAAATGATGTTGCTTGGCGAACCGGAATCGTTAACCCTTTTTCAGCAACAGATCGAATTATTAAATACAGTGAAATCCGAACATGATATTTTAGAAATATTGCCTTTTGGGACAAGTAAAGGAACAGCATTGCAACAATTGATCACCATGACAGGCGGTCACCATGATGAGTTTTTAACGGTAGGCGATCATCTTAATGATATTGAAATGATTCAGTTAACACGTCATGGTGTAGCGATGCAAAATGCTCATCCAGAGCTTAAACACGTAGCCAATTGGATCACTGCCAAAACGAATAACGAAGATGCATTGATTGAAGTGATAGATTATGTAGAACAGAGTTGGATCACACAATATAATCCAGTGATCGGATAAAATAGTAAGCAAACCTACCTTTGACCACATGTGAAAGGGTACAGGTTTGCTTCTTTTTTTGTAGTTGTTTCTGTATTTTTGTTATGCTAAGCTAATCTACATTCTAATACATAAAAGGAGAAGATATGATGGATCGACTGTTTCAAAATCATCGTATTCGGACTAGAGAATCATTAGAAGGTGTATGGGATTTTGATAAATTGAGAGCGTTATCATTCGATGAGATATCTGAAAATATAGATTATTCCTATAAAGTTGCTGTACCTGGTTGTTGGGAGATGCATCCTCAATTACTGACTTATCGTGGACAAGGCATTTATCGCCGTTCTATCTATATTCACCATCCATCACATGTTAGATTGCTATTTAAAGGAGTAAGTCATACCGCCAAAGTCTTTTGGGATGGTCAACAGGTAGCCGAGCATTATAATGCCTATACTGCATTTGATACTATGATTACAAATGTTCAGCAAGGGTATCATGAATTGTGTGTAGCAGTGGATAATTCGTTTGGTCAACATTCTGCTTTGCATATTCCTAATGATTATTATACGTATGGTGGTATTATTCGGCCATTGATAATGGAAATAATTCCGCTACAGAGTTGTTCGATTCAATCGGTTCAATTTACTCCGGTTAAAGAAGACTGGACGAAAAATGAGCAAGGACATTGGCAAGCGAAAGTACGGATAGCTTTACAATCTCATGCAGATCATACGATCAAAGGGCATATCCAATTTGGATTATCACCTCTTCAGCAAGCGACGAGCTGGGAGCAAGAAGTGTCAGAGATTACGATAGAAGCTGGACAATATTTTGAATTTTTGCACACGTTTACATTTTCGGATATACAATCATGGTGTCCTGATCATCCTTATCTGTATGAATGGCAGACTTTCTGGTATCAGCATGAATCATCTTCTGTAGAACTTGTAGACGATTGGATTGAACGTGTAGGGTTTCGTACTATTCAGACTCACGAAGAAAAGTTGTTATTAAATAATGAACCAATCGTGTTGAAAGGATTCAATCGACATGAGGATCATCCTATGGTTGGTGCTTCTTTTCCTATAGCACTGATGGTGCAAGATCTAGACTTGATGATCCATACAGGTGCAAATGCTGTACGTACCAGTCATTATCCAAATGATGAACGTTTTCTAGATTTATGTGATGAATATGGGATATTAGTATGGGAAGAAAATCATGCTCGTGGATTAAGTATAGAAAATATGCGTCATCCGCAATTTATAGAGCAGTGTGAACAGGTTAATCGGGAAATGGTTTATCAACATTATAATCATCCATCGATTATTATATGGGCTATTCTAAATGAATGTGCAAGCGATCTAGAAGAAGGTCGAATTCATTATCAACGCCAATTGGAGCAGATTCGCAATTTGGATAATAGTCGACCTCTTAGCTTTGCTTCCCATCATCGAGAAAATGAAATCTGTTTTGATCTAGCAGATATTGTATCATTTAATCTCTATCCAGGTTGGTATGGTGATGAAGATCCGGCGGAATTATGCGATCTAGCACGTGGATGGGCAGATCAAGCAGGCGGAAAAGGTAAACCGATGATAATGAGTGAATTTGGAGCAGATGGATTTTATGGATATCGGTCGTCTACACGTGTCAAAGGTACAGAAGAACGGCAAGCAGATATTATTGAAAGTAATTTGACAGCGTATACTCAGCGAGAATATATATCTGGGATGTTTATTTGGCAATTCTGTGATTGCCGTGTGACAGAAGAAGGTATCTGGCCGATGATACGGGCACGAACACAAAATAATAAAGGAATTGTAGATGCTTATCGTCGCCCCAAACTTGCATATGAAGTGGTAACACGATATTTTAAAGGAAGCGATGAAGCTTTGAATGGAGAGTGAACACCACAATGAATGATATAGCCAAGCACCTGTTGCAACAGTATTTAGAACCCTATGATCCAGCACAATCTATTCCCGCTTATATAGAAAATACATTTCGTAAACATCACCATCAAGATACATGGCAACATAGCTTAAAAGTAGCAGAACAAGCTGTTATACTGTCAGAACGGTATGGAGCTGATCCGCATATTGCTCAATATGCAGGTTATCTACATGATCTAAGTACATTATTTACAGATCAGCAGAAGTATGAACTAGCTCAACAATTAGGCATACAAATACTTAAGGAAGAACAACAAGTTCCTTATGTGTTGCATCAGAAGTTATCTAGCTGGTTAGCATCAGCATGGTTTGGCTTGGATCATCCAGATCTGCTAAGTGCGATTAAATGCCATACTACTCTTTATCCAGAGCTGGGATTGATGGATAAAATTCTTTTTGTCGCTGATAAATGTTCATGGGCATCAGAACATTCCGCTCCCTTTATTCATCAGATGAAAAGTGCATCCGAGTATTCATTAGATGAGGCTATCATTGTCTATTTGAATTATGTGTGGCAACAGCGTGATCAGATGGTGATCCATCCATGGCTTGAAGCGACCAAAGCTATATTTGATATGGAGCAGACCAAGCAGTTACTACGTACATTGCCAGCACTTTCTCAAGATATTCAATGGGGACCGGTTACAGCTAAATTTCAACCGATAACTTCATTACACGAAATAGATACGTCATTGATCAGTAATGTATCTATTGTACCGATGGTAGGGGATCAAGTAGTGATCATGCAATTGGAAGATGGACGCTGGGAATTGCCAGGAGGCACGCTGGAAGAAGGAGAACATTATATCGCCGCATTAGAACGCGAAGTGATGGAAGAAATGGGAGCCACATTGATCGACTACCATGTCTTTGGTTATTTTCAATGTACTTCAGAAGCAGAGACTCCGTATCGACCTTATATTCCACATCCTTCATTTATTCGACTGACGGTGTATGGACAGGTGCAATTGGATCATCAACCGCTTAACCCTCCCGATGGAGAGCAAGTAGTGCTAGTGGATGTAGTAAGTATTGAGGAAGCTATCAAGCGCTTAACGCAAACAGGTCGACAAGATCTTGCTGACTTTTATCAGATCGGATATGATATCAGTCTGCGTTCGTGATGTCTACTCAGGTATATAACAGGAATTGATCTAGAAAGGTGTGAATATATGGCTATTCGTACAGTATGTCTTTGTTTGCTTCAGCAAGATCAACGCTTTCTTTTTCAACGGATTGAAAATGTACATGAAAGTAAAACAATGTATCGTCCTATAGGTGGAACGATGGAGTATGGAGAAAGTAGTCTGGTCACCGTCAAGCGAGAAGTGAAAGAAGAAATTCATGTAGATATTATCCATCCTGTATTGCAGTATGTGATAGAAAATCATTTTGAATATACAGAGCAAGATCAATCTACAGGAGTCTCAGTGCAAGGATTAGGGCACGAGATTACATTTGTTTATAGTGCGCATGTTGATGATCCTTTATTTTACAAGCAAGATATCGTATATGGAATCGAAAGTAATGAAGTGTCTTATGAAGCAGAATGGAAAACATTACATGAACTAAAAGAAGATCCTGATGCGTTGGTAGTACCTGAAGGATTGTTAGAATTATTACTTCAAACGAAAATCAAAGAAAGCAGTTCTTCTTTGTATCATCAGATTGCTTCGGCTACATAATAGAACTCAAAGTGATTATCACGAAAGTGCAGGATGTACGTTATGAAAAAAGTGTCTGTACTCTTATTAAGTATCTATACTCCGCTGTTATTGTACTGGATGTTTTTCGGATTCGGTAGAGAATATGATGCTCAAGCGGCATATCGGTATAATCTTGTTCCTTTTCATACGATCACCGATTTTGCTTTGATGCGAGTCGGGGGACGGATCGATCAGTGGATTAATTTATTTGGCAATGTCGCTGTATTTATCCCATTTGGATTAGGGATTCCGTTTATAAAACCATATACATTGTATTCTTTGTTACTGCGCTTTGGATTATGTATTCTTATCGTCGAAATAGTGCAAATGCTCAGCAAACGGGGGACATTTGATATTGACGATGTGATCCTTAATTCTATTGGTGTAACGATAGGTTGGTGTCTATGGCGTTATATTTTTAATATTAATAAAAGATCATTATAAGAAAAGCATCCTGCAATATCACAGGATGCTTTTTTATATATTGGTATGTGGATCAATGATAATTATGACGAAGGAATAGCTTGAACATGGTTATTTGTAGGCTTACGGAACATAAAGTAATATAACAACGAAGAGATCGTATAGAGTATACCCGTAATACTAAATGCAATCGCATATCCCCAATAAGTGCCATAGCTAGTAACCAGATACGATTGTACCGGCCCCATACTTGCCCAGCCTAACATAAATACCGTCTGCATCAATGAGTTAGCGATACTGCGCCTTTTGTCAGATACACGATCAACCATAATTGAAGATTGAAGAGGATTGGCAGCATTCATCAACGCTTGTCGGAACAAAAAGCTCACCGAAGCGATAATCAATACATTGGTGAATCCTGTAAGTAATAAGAATGGTAATGACAATAACTGAAATACCACTACTGCCCGTACAGCGCCGATTCGTGCTGCCAAAGAAGGCCCTAGTAACATCGAGACAATCGTCATTAATTGTCCCAACGAGATCAATATACTCATTGATGTTAACGAAACTGCAAAGCGATTAGTAAAGTAAAGATTTAAGTAAGGAACAACCAATCCAGAACCTAGCCCAGTTAATAACTGCGCCAATAGAAAGCGGCTAATAAATACAGTATCTGAATGAGTAGTAGAAGGAGCAGATGGAGCAGATGTTATTACGGTAGCAGGTGTTGATTGTTCTACCTGCTTATTTTCTATTATGTTGACGGCAGGTGCTGAAGAAACCGCTGAAACAGGATGTTCACGAATCATCGCCATCGGGATAAATGAAGCCAGAGTGGCTATACTACCAAGTAATAATACTAACTGTAAGCTTAATACATATGTAAGTCCTGTAAATTGCAGAATATCTGCAAGTACACCACCGCCAGTGTTACCGAGTACTTGCGCAGCCAGTGTCAGACAGGCAAGGTAACTAAACATTCGTAGGCGTTTTGATTTTTCTACATTTTCAGCTAGAAAAGGAATAGCCATCACTTGAAAAATAGAAGCAAATATACCGGAACAGATCGCTAATAATAGTAGACTTTGTTCACCTATCGCAAATGACCTACCCACAAAAAACAAACCACTAGCTAAAGCACCGAGTACCAGTAACTTTTTACGGCTAAATCGGTCGCCCATCAATCCGACAGGGATAAATAAAATAGCTGTAGCTAACGATTGAATACTAATAATACGTCCATTCATTACATCGGGGTAACCAAGCCCTTGAATATACAAATTGTAAAGCACACTGAACATTCCTGTACCTATTTGGTAAAATAAATTCGCCCAGAAAAATAACCGCACATTGTGCGGCCAACTGCGTATTTCATTCCAGATCGATAGTAGTACACGCATGTGATATGCCTCCCTTGGTGTATGTATCCGCAATCAACCTTCGTAGTATAACAGTTTGTGGTTTATTTATAAAGCCAGCGTGAAGGAGAAGCAGATGCATACAGCAAAAGAGTCTGTGCATTAAGAATAACGAAGTATCGTTTTCTCTATTTCTTTACCGATTTGATAAATAAGAAAAGGAGCTCCAATAATAACAGTGATCGGCATGACCGAGATATCAAAAATCGGATCAATCGTACGTGATATAATATCCAACCCTAGAATCAGAACACTACCATAAATAGCTGAACCTAGAATAAGCCAGCGAATCGGCGGATTTTTGAGAAAAAATCGTAATATACTTGGAATAATAATACCTACTAATCCAAGTGGCCCTGCTAACATAGTAGAGATACTCGTCATCAAGATCACCATGAACATACAAATAAGAGTTGCCCAGCTTAAAGAAACAGAACGAACAGCATCGGAGCGATGTTGTACTCGTAATGAGAGTGACCAGCAGATTAAGATAGCTACTACAGTAACAGGCAACAATACCCAGATCGTAAAACGTGGATTTCCTAGCATAATCGGATTGACTAGATGATCGATATAATCAATCGTAGAATAAGAAGAATACATCATAATCGAAATACAGGTAATAATGCATACCGCCACAATACCGCCGCTAATTTGCCGTAACGATTTTACTTTCCAGGGTAATAACTTCGCAATACTGTAAGCGAATAATCCCCCTAGAGCTGCTCCTGCAATAGCCCATACCATAATCATCCACTGATTCAATGAAGGTGAAAAAATAATAATAATACATAACGCTAGTGCAGTTCCTTGAGTTAGTCCCATCGTAGAAGGAGAAGTCATCGTATTGCGTGAAATATACTGCATCACTGTACCCGATACCGCCAGACAAGCACCAACTAGAATACAACCTAATGTGCGAAAAATAGATGAATAGCGTGAATAAAAATTTTCGTTATTAATAGTTACTGAAAAATAACATTCGACGATTGCTAAAACAACACCAATAATCAGTACCATCACAATATAATGAGGTACACGTTGAGGAGTTGCAGAAGCATCTGGAATCGCTGTAGAGCGAGACATAAAACAATTCACTCCTTTATGATATTGAGTATTTATCCAAATCTACATATGTAAGTGCTACATGACTATCTTATAAGAGGTCAGCCTATAGATATTGCTTTGTAGAGTACTTTATTATTATCGGAAAGAACCTTGTTATTTTTCACTGTTGGAGCAAAAATTTACATAATTAATAAAAATACAACAAAAATTCAAAGCTAGCCGACTTTTAATATGGTAAACTTTGTTAAAATAAACAAAAGATTTCATCAACGAATCAATTTACAGACAGGTGGGGTAAAGCAGTGAATACAATCAAATCACAAGAGCAGATTATCCATATGATTATGACATGGGCAGCACAGACAGCCAATATTCGTGCTGTCGTATTAGCAGGAGTTCATGCAAATAATCCAAGCAATACTGATCCTTTAGAAACGTATCATTTTCAACTTATTGTCAACGAATTGAATACGATGATCTGGCAAGAAGATTGGTTACACATATGTGGAGAGCCATTAACTACATTACAACATATTCGTCATCATTCTGTGACAGGCGCTGTTGCTTGCACCCAAAATGTGTTATATACCGATGGGGTAGAGGTTGAATTTCAAATATATCCGATCAGTGAATGGGAAAATCAGATCGATAACGAATTGTCTGCTTCTACTACACCTGTATATCAGATATTATTGGATAAAGATCATCGGATTCAAGAATCGATTGTTGTACTGGATCAGCAATCAGTACGCTTAAATAAACCAGTTCGGCACGAATATGAGCAGGTTCAGCACGAATTTTGGTGGTATTGTATGCAAACAGCAAAAAGCCTGTTACAACAACAAGTGTTGCTTGCTAAATATCAACTAGATCATATTCTTCGTATTCGTTATTTAGAAAAGATGCTTGATTGGTATGCAGGTAGTCAACATCAATGGGATATTCTGTACCATCATGATCGTGCAGGATACCGACAACAGTTAGAACCGGAATTAGCTCGATCATTAACACAGACGTATGCTGGCGATAATATAGAAGAGAATTGGAACAGCTTACTTCATATGATCCATTTGTTCCGACATTTATCTATCCATGTAGCAGAAGCGACAGATTATGTGTATGATCATGAACAAGATCAACGGATGATTCAATATGTACAACAACTCAAACCTGAATAAATATAGATCATGCTCTTTGCACTATGTATATTCAAAAAGACTGAATCCCGGGTTCTCCCAAGATTCAGTCTTTTGTTTGAATTTAACGTAATACTTGTTGAACAGTACCTGATCCGTTAGCCGTCTGAACACGAGCCATAGCTCCATTGATTAGTGTCAGTTGTGGAGGAATATGTCCAATATCTACATTATAAATAACAGGAATCTGTTGTTCTCCAAATACAGATTGTAACGCATCTTGAATTTCAAAATTTTTGACAGGTGTATATCCAGCAGGTCTACCGATAAGAACTCCGCGTGTGTGCTGGAACCAACCTGCTTGATTCATTTGCCAGAGGTGACGGTAGATATCACCAGCATTCATTTCACAGCTTTCCAGATACCATATAAATCCTTCGTCTTGATGATAATGCTCAATAAAATCAGGCACAGGAGACCACGGTGTCCCGATTAGTGCAGCAATCACATCCATACATCCACCAATCAAGCGACCTGTGAATTCAAGTGAAGCTTCTGGTTGATCTTCATGCCCGAGAATCTTCCATTCTGTAGGTGTATCCAAATTAAAGTTAGGCTTAGAATAATCGCTATGAGTCTGATGATAAGCTGAAGAATGTTGTTCTATTTGATCTCCAGAGACAGCAGACAATAGATCTTGCCAGCGAATAGTGAGATCATCATCCGCTCCAGAAATATCAACAACTCCCGGCCCATGAGCAGAAGCGTAACCTGTCATCAAAGTATAGGTGAATGTTAATGTGCTAATATCTGAAAATCCTAAAATCCATGTAGGTGTAGCTTGACGAATTTTCTCCCAATTCAATAATGGTAAAATATCCATTAGAAATTCTCCACCCCATGGAGGAATAATCGCTTTGACTTTGTCATCAAGCAAGAATTGCTCCAGTTCTGCTGCACGTTGTTCTTTAGGTAGACTCACACATTTATCATTCGTCCATACACTACTACCTACACGTGTCTGATATCCTAATTGATGTAGATAAGCAGTAGAACGATGAATCAAATGATGAATCTCTGCTTCTAGTCCGCTCGATGGAGCGATAATACCGATAAGGTCACCTGCTTGCAAAGGAGCAGGGTATATAATGTGTGAATGATAATTAGATGAATGATTTGCCATAATACATAAGCCTCCTACGAATCGGATACAATATTAATTTGAAATACTTATAGATAGCTACTTTGATTATATGCGATAACTAGCAAAAGGTTCACCATTCTTATTCGAGCGACTCATTTCATCTAATCGTGCTTCTACTTCTTCATTAATGATATAGTCCAGGCTGTCCAGATTATTTTCCAATTGTTCAGTACGGGTAGCACCTACAATGACTGTAGCAACCGCAGGACGTTTTAATAACCATGCTAGCGCAAGGGTAGCAGGTTCAGTAGAACGATTTTGAGCATATAGTTTTAAAACTTCCCCTAGATTGATCCGTTGCGTATTAAAAAAGCGTTGGAATGAAGGGTCTGTCTCCGCACGCGAACCAGCAGGAGAAGAGTGGTTGTCCGAGTATTTACCTGTCAGAATTCCACCTGCCAGCGGAAAGTATGGAATAATACCAAGTCCTTGATCTAGACAAAGAGGAACCATCTCCTGCTCTGGCGTACGATCAGCTAAAGAATACGATGTTTGAAGCGATACATACCGATTGAGATTCAACTGATCACTGATACTTAAAGCTTTCATTAATTCCCATGCAGCATAGTTAGAAGCTCCGATATAGCGTACTTTGCCTGAGCGCACCATATCGTCTAATGTGCGTAATGTTTCTTCCAGTGGAGTATAAGGATCGAATGTATGAATTTGATACAAGTCTACATAATCAGTCTGCAACCGTTTGAGACTTTGATCCAGTTCACGTTCTAGATGATAACGAGAAGAACCGCGATCATTAGGGCCTTCTCCTGTCGGAAGCCCTGCTTTGGTTGTTAATACCACTTGCTGACGTTTACCCCCTTGCAAGCCTTCCCCGATAATTTGTTCTGAAGCTGTTCCTGCATAGATATTAGCGGTATCGATAAAATTAATTCCACGATCGATAGCCGTATGTAAAATACGAATAGACGTTGCCCGATCTGCACGTTTGCCAAAAGAGTTGGTTCCCAGACCTAATTCAGATACTTTTAATCCACTTTTTCCAAGATAACGATAGTTCATAGTTATACCCCTTTTATGATATTTATTCTGTGTTGTATCTCTTTTGTGAGTTATTTACAATGACATATAGAACTTGGTACCGATTGAATAGATGATTATACTAAGCGAATAGAGTAACGCTGTCCGGGTTCGGATCGTACTTCTACAGCAGTATCGAAAAAAGAGCTGAGTTGCTTGGATTCTACCATAGCCTCTGTATCTCCTGCACCGAATACTGCACCATCACGAATCAATAACGTTTTGTTAAAGCAAGGCATAATCTCTTCGATATGATGAGTCACATAGAGCAGTGTAGGCGCATGTTCTTGTGTTGCTATCGACTGTACACGATGCAGTAATTGATCACGTGAAAAAATATCAAGCCCTGTACAAGGTTCATCTAAAATAAGCAATTCCGGCGAAGCCATCAAAGCTCTAGCAATCAGAATACGTTGCCGCTCGCCTTGAGATAAGGTATCATAGGTGCGTCCTACTAGCCTTTCAGCATCCAATTGCTTCATAATAGATAAAGCTTGTGCGTGGTCTTGTTCTTCAATCTGATCGTAAATACCAATCGAAGCAAATTTACCACTGAGAACAATTTTTTCTGCTTTTTCATGACCATGTAATCGTTGTTGCATCGATGTACTGACCCAACCGATCTTTTTGCGATGTTCTCGTAGATCCACTGAACCAAATTGTTCGCCCAGAACATTGATACTACCTGTTGTAGGCCAAATATAGCCGTTGATCATATTTAATAATGTGGTTTTGCCTGAGCCGTTGAGACCGAGTAAGCACCAATGTTCTCCTGATTGCACTTGCCAGGAAATATCATTGATAATCATAGTCTGATCTCTGCG contains:
- a CDS encoding HAD family hydrolase, with amino-acid sequence MSMDESVRMPIRWIVSDLDGTLLDTHQHISPYMQQRIHTFITNGGHFTLATGRSLISVQPFIELLHLTDPIILYNGAKIYDPLQACFLEEKFVSLAHVQWIFNHYYNIRQPFDLDLLLFYQEQIYCTRITPKIQRWIDKEQVEVQVVTLASLEQVASQITKMMLLGEPESLTLFQQQIELLNTVKSEHDILEILPFGTSKGTALQQLITMTGGHHDEFLTVGDHLNDIEMIQLTRHGVAMQNAHPELKHVANWITAKTNNEDALIEVIDYVEQSWITQYNPVIG
- a CDS encoding glycoside hydrolase family 2 protein, with translation MDRLFQNHRIRTRESLEGVWDFDKLRALSFDEISENIDYSYKVAVPGCWEMHPQLLTYRGQGIYRRSIYIHHPSHVRLLFKGVSHTAKVFWDGQQVAEHYNAYTAFDTMITNVQQGYHELCVAVDNSFGQHSALHIPNDYYTYGGIIRPLIMEIIPLQSCSIQSVQFTPVKEDWTKNEQGHWQAKVRIALQSHADHTIKGHIQFGLSPLQQATSWEQEVSEITIEAGQYFEFLHTFTFSDIQSWCPDHPYLYEWQTFWYQHESSSVELVDDWIERVGFRTIQTHEEKLLLNNEPIVLKGFNRHEDHPMVGASFPIALMVQDLDLMIHTGANAVRTSHYPNDERFLDLCDEYGILVWEENHARGLSIENMRHPQFIEQCEQVNREMVYQHYNHPSIIIWAILNECASDLEEGRIHYQRQLEQIRNLDNSRPLSFASHHRENEICFDLADIVSFNLYPGWYGDEDPAELCDLARGWADQAGGKGKPMIMSEFGADGFYGYRSSTRVKGTEERQADIIESNLTAYTQREYISGMFIWQFCDCRVTEEGIWPMIRARTQNNKGIVDAYRRPKLAYEVVTRYFKGSDEALNGE
- the yqeK gene encoding bis(5'-nucleosyl)-tetraphosphatase (symmetrical) YqeK — translated: MNDIAKHLLQQYLEPYDPAQSIPAYIENTFRKHHHQDTWQHSLKVAEQAVILSERYGADPHIAQYAGYLHDLSTLFTDQQKYELAQQLGIQILKEEQQVPYVLHQKLSSWLASAWFGLDHPDLLSAIKCHTTLYPELGLMDKILFVADKCSWASEHSAPFIHQMKSASEYSLDEAIIVYLNYVWQQRDQMVIHPWLEATKAIFDMEQTKQLLRTLPALSQDIQWGPVTAKFQPITSLHEIDTSLISNVSIVPMVGDQVVIMQLEDGRWELPGGTLEEGEHYIAALEREVMEEMGATLIDYHVFGYFQCTSEAETPYRPYIPHPSFIRLTVYGQVQLDHQPLNPPDGEQVVLVDVVSIEEAIKRLTQTGRQDLADFYQIGYDISLRS
- a CDS encoding NUDIX domain-containing protein, which produces MAIRTVCLCLLQQDQRFLFQRIENVHESKTMYRPIGGTMEYGESSLVTVKREVKEEIHVDIIHPVLQYVIENHFEYTEQDQSTGVSVQGLGHEITFVYSAHVDDPLFYKQDIVYGIESNEVSYEAEWKTLHELKEDPDALVVPEGLLELLLQTKIKESSSSLYHQIASAT
- a CDS encoding VanZ family protein, with the translated sequence MKKVSVLLLSIYTPLLLYWMFFGFGREYDAQAAYRYNLVPFHTITDFALMRVGGRIDQWINLFGNVAVFIPFGLGIPFIKPYTLYSLLLRFGLCILIVEIVQMLSKRGTFDIDDVILNSIGVTIGWCLWRYIFNINKRSL
- a CDS encoding MFS transporter; protein product: MRVLLSIWNEIRSWPHNVRLFFWANLFYQIGTGMFSVLYNLYIQGLGYPDVMNGRIISIQSLATAILFIPVGLMGDRFSRKKLLVLGALASGLFFVGRSFAIGEQSLLLLAICSGIFASIFQVMAIPFLAENVEKSKRLRMFSYLACLTLAAQVLGNTGGGVLADILQFTGLTYVLSLQLVLLLGSIATLASFIPMAMIREHPVSAVSSAPAVNIIENKQVEQSTPATVITSAPSAPSTTHSDTVFISRFLLAQLLTGLGSGLVVPYLNLYFTNRFAVSLTSMSILISLGQLMTIVSMLLGPSLAARIGAVRAVVVFQLLSLPFLLLTGFTNVLIIASVSFLFRQALMNAANPLQSSIMVDRVSDKRRSIANSLMQTVFMLGWASMGPVQSYLVTSYGTYWGYAIAFSITGILYTISSLLYYFMFRKPTNNHVQAIPSS
- a CDS encoding FecCD family ABC transporter permease → MSRSTAIPDASATPQRVPHYIVMVLIIGVVLAIVECYFSVTINNENFYSRYSSIFRTLGCILVGACLAVSGTVMQYISRNTMTSPSTMGLTQGTALALCIIIIFSPSLNQWMIMVWAIAGAALGGLFAYSIAKLLPWKVKSLRQISGGIVAVCIITCISIMMYSSYSTIDYIDHLVNPIMLGNPRFTIWVLLPVTVVAILICWSLSLRVQHRSDAVRSVSLSWATLICMFMVILMTSISTMLAGPLGLVGIIIPSILRFFLKNPPIRWLILGSAIYGSVLILGLDIISRTIDPIFDISVMPITVIIGAPFLIYQIGKEIEKTILRYS
- a CDS encoding aminoglycoside 6-adenylyltransferase, which gives rise to MNTIKSQEQIIHMIMTWAAQTANIRAVVLAGVHANNPSNTDPLETYHFQLIVNELNTMIWQEDWLHICGEPLTTLQHIRHHSVTGAVACTQNVLYTDGVEVEFQIYPISEWENQIDNELSASTTPVYQILLDKDHRIQESIVVLDQQSVRLNKPVRHEYEQVQHEFWWYCMQTAKSLLQQQVLLAKYQLDHILRIRYLEKMLDWYAGSQHQWDILYHHDRAGYRQQLEPELARSLTQTYAGDNIEENWNSLLHMIHLFRHLSIHVAEATDYVYDHEQDQRMIQYVQQLKPE
- a CDS encoding S66 family peptidase — its product is MANHSSNYHSHIIYPAPLQAGDLIGIIAPSSGLEAEIHHLIHRSTAYLHQLGYQTRVGSSVWTNDKCVSLPKEQRAAELEQFLLDDKVKAIIPPWGGEFLMDILPLLNWEKIRQATPTWILGFSDISTLTFTYTLMTGYASAHGPGVVDISGADDDLTIRWQDLLSAVSGDQIEQHSSAYHQTHSDYSKPNFNLDTPTEWKILGHEDQPEASLEFTGRLIGGCMDVIAALIGTPWSPVPDFIEHYHQDEGFIWYLESCEMNAGDIYRHLWQMNQAGWFQHTRGVLIGRPAGYTPVKNFEIQDALQSVFGEQQIPVIYNVDIGHIPPQLTLINGAMARVQTANGSGTVQQVLR
- a CDS encoding aldo/keto reductase, with amino-acid sequence MNYRYLGKSGLKVSELGLGTNSFGKRADRATSIRILHTAIDRGINFIDTANIYAGTASEQIIGEGLQGGKRQQVVLTTKAGLPTGEGPNDRGSSRYHLERELDQSLKRLQTDYVDLYQIHTFDPYTPLEETLRTLDDMVRSGKVRYIGASNYAAWELMKALSISDQLNLNRYVSLQTSYSLADRTPEQEMVPLCLDQGLGIIPYFPLAGGILTGKYSDNHSSPAGSRAETDPSFQRFFNTQRINLGEVLKLYAQNRSTEPATLALAWLLKRPAVATVIVGATRTEQLENNLDSLDYIINEEVEARLDEMSRSNKNGEPFASYRI
- a CDS encoding ABC transporter ATP-binding protein: MIIDVQHASWRRDQTMIINDISWQVQSGEHWCLLGLNGSGKTTLLNMINGYIWPTTGSINVLGEQFGSVDLREHRKKIGWVSTSMQQRLHGHEKAEKIVLSGKFASIGIYDQIEEQDHAQALSIMKQLDAERLVGRTYDTLSQGERQRILIARALMASPELLILDEPCTGLDIFSRDQLLHRVQSIATQEHAPTLLYVTHHIEEIMPCFNKTLLIRDGAVFGAGDTEAMVESKQLSSFFDTAVEVRSEPGQRYSIRLV